The following proteins are co-located in the Moraxella nasovis genome:
- a CDS encoding DUF294 nucleotidyltransferase-like domain-containing protein: MNYLDHPPFDVLNSDERTKLEKHSQIVYLDEGQSVPSQWQGDFFVIIKGALKQFLADELIAGLSVSDWFNTTTKNGETYNFITSEQSLLYRINGNALNDIADQNPTLKKLLYADLASRRELQNVRHAHYESQQLLHQSIESLGHHIKPAHFVASTATLLEATIAMNEVHAKHVLVKGDKVGMFTQADVCHAVGDGADFDTSVLPYTNFNLSTIHVKQDLSEALLIMLERKIHRLPIVDDHGDIVGVLGQTELLNFLTNHSQLIVAKIEQASSLESLGMAVDMIGKYIRNSVQTGVKTHVISRTVQSLNAQVFAKAWSLIAPQSVVDNTCLFVMGSEGRGEQIMRTDQDNALIIKDGFYDANLAEYAQRFNDALAQFGYPYCDGHIMLNNELWRKPLSAFKDQVLSWYQHADESMIWLATLLDAHFVAGDKDLFDELMAYTMDAKNHAAANFINRFAKAILQFGDGSHFWQKFTGSANHDVDLKKAGIFPIVHGVRALALEYGITVTSTRARLDELEKQSVLDQKTTLNLKEALDFFLTKRLLVALATTDKSARKVNPNQLSALERDLLKESLAVAKDFKGFVTRHYRLDVFGV; the protein is encoded by the coding sequence ATGAACTATCTAGATCACCCACCATTTGACGTGCTAAACAGTGATGAACGCACCAAGCTTGAAAAACACAGCCAAATCGTCTATCTAGATGAAGGGCAAAGCGTGCCAAGCCAGTGGCAGGGTGATTTTTTTGTGATTATTAAGGGAGCGTTAAAGCAATTTTTGGCAGATGAGCTGATTGCAGGGCTTAGCGTGTCTGATTGGTTTAACACAACCACAAAAAACGGTGAGACTTACAACTTTATCACCAGTGAACAAAGCTTGCTGTATCGTATTAACGGTAACGCCCTAAATGATATTGCCGATCAAAATCCCACCCTAAAAAAACTGCTCTACGCTGACCTAGCTTCTCGCCGAGAACTCCAAAACGTGCGTCATGCTCATTATGAGAGTCAGCAGTTATTACATCAAAGCATTGAAAGCCTAGGACATCACATCAAGCCTGCACATTTTGTTGCAAGCACTGCGACATTATTAGAGGCGACGATTGCCATGAATGAGGTGCATGCCAAACACGTTTTGGTTAAGGGTGATAAAGTGGGTATGTTTACCCAAGCAGATGTATGTCATGCGGTGGGCGATGGAGCAGATTTTGATACATCTGTGTTGCCTTATACGAATTTTAACTTAAGCACCATCCATGTTAAGCAAGACCTAAGTGAGGCACTGCTTATCATGCTAGAACGTAAGATTCACCGCCTACCCATAGTTGATGACCATGGGGATATTGTGGGTGTATTAGGGCAGACCGAGCTTTTAAATTTTCTGACCAACCACTCACAGCTGATTGTCGCTAAGATTGAACAGGCATCAAGCCTTGAAAGTCTTGGCATGGCGGTGGATATGATCGGTAAATATATCCGAAATAGTGTGCAGACTGGTGTTAAGACGCACGTCATTAGTCGCACTGTTCAAAGCTTAAATGCTCAAGTCTTTGCTAAAGCGTGGTCACTCATTGCACCCCAATCTGTGGTGGATAATACATGTTTATTTGTGATGGGGTCTGAAGGGCGTGGTGAGCAAATTATGCGTACTGATCAAGATAATGCCCTAATTATCAAAGATGGTTTTTATGATGCCAATCTAGCAGAATACGCCCAACGCTTTAACGATGCTTTGGCTCAGTTTGGCTATCCTTACTGTGATGGGCATATCATGCTAAATAATGAGCTGTGGCGAAAGCCCTTGAGTGCATTTAAAGATCAAGTATTATCATGGTATCAGCACGCAGACGAGAGTATGATTTGGCTTGCAACTTTGCTAGATGCACATTTTGTGGCAGGCGATAAAGATTTATTTGATGAGCTGATGGCATACACGATGGACGCCAAAAACCATGCGGCTGCTAATTTTATTAACCGTTTTGCTAAAGCGATTTTACAGTTTGGCGACGGCAGCCATTTTTGGCAAAAATTCACAGGATCTGCCAATCATGATGTTGACCTTAAAAAAGCGGGTATATTTCCCATTGTGCATGGCGTACGGGCTTTGGCACTGGAGTATGGCATCACAGTAACCAGTACGAGAGCAAGACTAGATGAGCTAGAAAAGCAAAGCGTACTTGATCAAAAAACGACATTAAATCTAAAAGAGGCCTTAGACTTTTTTCTCACCAAGCGTCTTTTGGTGGCACTTGCTACCACAGATAAATCTGCTCGCAAGGTAAATCCAAATCAGCTATCTGCTCTTGAGCGAGATTTACTTAAAGAAAGTTTGGCGGTGGCAAAAGACTTTAAGGGCTTTGTCACAAGACATTATCGCCTTGATGTGTTTGGGGTGTGA
- a CDS encoding sulfurtransferase TusA family protein, translated as MLTISTQLTKTERDVIAAHLQDVDANTLITAFFDARGLSCPMPLLKAKLSLRNIALGGSLYLIASDKNSQNDLVRYCQKNKLAVQTWETNDTQGNSIFHFIITKTV; from the coding sequence ATGCTGACTATATCAACACAACTCACCAAAACCGAACGTGATGTAATCGCCGCACATTTACAAGATGTGGACGCTAATACGCTTATTACCGCCTTTTTTGATGCACGGGGGCTATCTTGTCCTATGCCACTGCTAAAAGCAAAATTAAGCCTACGCAATATCGCATTAGGAGGTAGCCTGTATCTCATCGCCAGCGATAAAAACTCCCAAAACGACTTGGTTCGCTATTGCCAAAAAAATAAGCTAGCAGTACAGACTTGGGAAACAAATGACACACAAGGCAACAGCATTTTTCACTTTATTATTACAAAAACAGTATAA